One genomic segment of Centropristis striata isolate RG_2023a ecotype Rhode Island chromosome 13, C.striata_1.0, whole genome shotgun sequence includes these proteins:
- the cbx8a gene encoding chromobox protein homolog 8a produces the protein MELSAVGESVFAAESIIKRRIRRGCWEYLVKWKGWSQKYSTWEPEENILDARLFAAFEERERERELFGPKKRGPKPETFLLKAKAKEKTYEFRREAPRGIQVSYPVPEPVITPRAREGLRAVVPTIFPPSAVNRGESVHVRPPEPERRPRPPPPQAPLTSQESARLPKKRGRKPKLHAHYDKDDPGGLAEPDAKRSRSLEEHGLPRRLPYHGETSDRSLLQLTRRFQQETTITPSVQQRHAGLSYSCAFSPNVRKSQNAHRTKCLLSVPRPCSSAQHRRHEDMSTQSIHEQSTPPPASSWTPKFTNLDTVTVTDVTMNLLTVTVRESSTEKGFFRGKR, from the exons ATGGAGCTCTCGGCTGTTGGTGAGAGCGTCTTCGCAGCCGAGTCCATCATTAAACGGCGGATCCGACGG GGTTGCTGGGAATATCTCGTGAAATGGAAGGGCTGGTCTCAGAA GTACAGCACCTGGGAGCCGGAGGAAAACATTCTGGACGCGCGGCTCTTCGCTGCCTTCGAGGAGAG GGAGCGTGAAAGGGAGCTGTTCGGGCCGAAGAAGAGGGGACCCAAACCGGAGACGTTTCTGTTGAAG GCCAAAGCCAAAGAAAAGACGTATGAATTTAGAAGAGAGGCTCCCAGGGGGATCCAGGTTTCCTATCCGGTCCCGGAGCCTGTCATAACACCGAGGGCCCGGGAGGGTTTACGCGCCGTGGTTCCCACAATCTTCCCACCGAGCGCGGTCAACAGAGGGGAAAGCGTCCACGTCCGACCTCCGGAGCCAGAAAGGAGGCCcagacctcctcctccacaggctCCTCTGACGAGCCAAGAAAGCGCCAGGTTGCCCAAAAAGAGAGGGCGCAAACCGAAGCTGCACGCGCATTATGATAAAGATGATCCAGGCGGTTTGGCGGAACCGGACGCCAAACGGAGCAGGTCTTTGGAGGAGCACGGCTTGCCCAGACGCCTGCCTTATCACGGGGAGACGTCAGACCGGAGCCTCCTGCAGCTGACCAGGAGGTTCCAGCAGGAGACCACGATAACACCCAGCGTGCAGCAGAGACACGCGGGACTGTCTTACAGCTGCGCGTTCAGTCCAAACGTGCGTAAAAGTCAAAATGCGCACAGGACTAAATGCTTGCTGTCTGTCCCGCGGCCCTGCAGCTCCGCGCAGCACCGGAGACACGAGGACATGTCCACGCAGTCCATCCACGAGCAGTCCACGCCGCCCCCGGCCTCCTCCTGGACCCCCAAGTTCACCAACCTGGACACGGTGACCGTGACTGACGTCACCATGAACTTGCTGACGGTGACGGTGAGGGAGAGCAGCACGGAGAAAGGTTTCTTCAGAGGGAAGAGATGA